The segment TGCGTTTTGTTGATGACCTTGAGCTGAAGATTGAAGATGGTCATCTGTTGGTGCGTTCTGAATCTCGCGTTGGTTACAGTGATTTCGGGGTAAACCGTCGTAGAGCTGCCGAACTAAGAGAAAACCTTACCCTAGCAGGGCTGATATTTGAGCCATAGATCTTAGCTGAGTGAGTTGAAATCAGAGTTCAATAAGATAAGCAGTCGAATCTCGATAAATTGCCTAATCTCATGATAAACTTCAGGCAATTTTTACACTTAATAACTTTTAAAAGAGATACTCCATGAAAATTGGCATCATCGGCGCGATGCAACAAGAAGTCGCAATTCTAAAAGACGCTCTTGAGCAATGTCAGGAAGTCAGCAAAGGCGGCTGTACTTATTACTCAGGTAGCATTCACGGCGTTGATGTCGTTTTACTTCAATCTGGTATCGGCAAAGTAGCAGCAGCGATTGGTACAACAATTCTTCTAGACGAATACCAACCAGACGTGGTTATCAACACGGGTTCTGCGGGTGGTTTTGACTCAAGCCTAACTATGGGTGATGTGGTTATTTCAACAGAAGTACGCCATCACGACGCAGACGTAACCGCATTTGGTTATGAAATGGGACAGATGGCAGGTCAGCCTGCAGCATTTGCGGCAGACGAAAAACTGATGGCTGTGGCAGAGAAAGCGCTTGAATCTATCTCTAACGAAACCAACACTGAAAAACATGCTGTACGCGGTTTGATTTGTACTGGCGACGCTTTCGTTTGTACTGCTGAACGACAAGACTTCATTCGTAAACACTTCCCTTCTGTTATTGCAGTTGAAATGGAAGCGTCTGCAATTGCTCAGACGTGTCACCAATTCCAAGTACCATTTGTTGTGGTTCGTGCAATCTCTGACGTAGCTGACAAAGAATCGCCAATGTCATTTGATGAGTTCCTTCCGCTAGCAGCGCAAAGCTCATCAGAAATGGTGCTAAAAATGGTTGAGTTGCTAAAGTAACCAACTCATATCCATGAACGAAATCATTTCGACCGTTTATGCTGAAGGTGCGCTCCTCATTATGTGGGGCGCACTTTTGCTGCATTACATTCTGCCGATTCCGAGAGCTTCTCACCCTGCAATTTTGTGGCACAAGTTTGCTGAAGTTCTCGCTGACAAAGTCAATACCAACAACAATTACTCTCAAAGTATCATTTCCGGCACACTAGCTTGGCTGCTAATGATCATCCCTGCACTGCTGTTCTGTATCGCATTAAAACCTCTTGTCTGGCAGCCGCAACTCTATGAATTAGCACTACTGATCTTGGCTTTAGATTGGCGCAATAACGGCCAACTCGCGAACAAATTAGGTAAGGCCTTGGCAAAAGAGGACAAAGTAGGTGCTCGTAAACTGCTTGAACCTTTTGTGAATAGAGAAACCAGCACCCTATCTACTGTAGGACTGGGCAAGGCAGGTGCTGAGACCATTATTGTAGGTTATGGCCGTAACGTTGCTGCCGTGCTTTTTTGGTATGCTTTATTGGGTGCAACAGGGGCATTTATCTATCGATTAATGGCTGAACTTGCTCGCGCTTGGTCGCCTTCTCGTTCTCAGTTCAATCCTTTTGGATTGCCAATTGTTCGCACTATCGCAATATTAGATTATGTACCATTAAGACTGTTTAGTTTGTTCATTACGTTAGGCAATAACTCGGGTAAAGCTCTGCAAACCATCAAAACTCAGAGCCGTTCTTGGCCACTACCTGGCCCCGCTTGGCTACTCTGCGCAATCGGAGGGAAGCTCGAATTGGCTTTGGGTGGCCCTGCAATCTACGGGGAACAAAAAGTAGTGCGAGCTAAGATAGGTGGTCGTATTGTTCCTTCTGCACTGCACTTGTCTCAAATACATAGCTTGATCGCTTGGCGACTCTTTCTATGGATTTTTATCGAAAGCCTTCTGCTTCTCGTCATTCATAAAGGAATATAAATGCGTTTTTGGTCACTCGCCTTCACTGCTTTACTACTTGCATCACCCACTCAAGCAGACCAATCGGTTCAGCGCATTATCAGCCTAGCTCCACATGCAACAGAGTTAGCCTTTGCCGCTGGTTTGGGCAATAAACTTGTCGGCGCAACGGATTACAGTGATTATCCAGAGGAAGCCAAAAGCATAGAGAGAGTTGCGAACTATCAGGGTATTAAGTTAGAGCGGATCATAGCGCTTAAACCTGATCTGATTATCGCTTGGCCGAAAGGTAACCCCGCTAAAGAGATAGCCAAACTTAAGCAGCTCGGTTTCACGTTTTACAATTCCCAAGTCAATACACTTGACGATATTGCCTCCAATATTGAA is part of the Vibrio diazotrophicus genome and harbors:
- the mtnN gene encoding 5'-methylthioadenosine/S-adenosylhomocysteine nucleosidase, which gives rise to MKIGIIGAMQQEVAILKDALEQCQEVSKGGCTYYSGSIHGVDVVLLQSGIGKVAAAIGTTILLDEYQPDVVINTGSAGGFDSSLTMGDVVISTEVRHHDADVTAFGYEMGQMAGQPAAFAADEKLMAVAEKALESISNETNTEKHAVRGLICTGDAFVCTAERQDFIRKHFPSVIAVEMEASAIAQTCHQFQVPFVVVRAISDVADKESPMSFDEFLPLAAQSSSEMVLKMVELLK
- a CDS encoding cobalamin biosynthesis family protein, which codes for MNEIISTVYAEGALLIMWGALLLHYILPIPRASHPAILWHKFAEVLADKVNTNNNYSQSIISGTLAWLLMIIPALLFCIALKPLVWQPQLYELALLILALDWRNNGQLANKLGKALAKEDKVGARKLLEPFVNRETSTLSTVGLGKAGAETIIVGYGRNVAAVLFWYALLGATGAFIYRLMAELARAWSPSRSQFNPFGLPIVRTIAILDYVPLRLFSLFITLGNNSGKALQTIKTQSRSWPLPGPAWLLCAIGGKLELALGGPAIYGEQKVVRAKIGGRIVPSALHLSQIHSLIAWRLFLWIFIESLLLLVIHKGI